CGACCTCAAGGCCCTCGGGCTCACCCCGGACGACACGGTGGTGGGCGTCTCCGCGTCGGGCCGCACCCCGTACGCGGTGGGCGCCGTGCGGTACGCGCGGGACGCGGGCGCCCTCACGGTCGGGCTGGCCTGCAACGCGGGCAGCGCCCTCGCGGAGGCGGCGGACCTGGCGATCGAGGTGGTGGTCGGGCCGGAGTTCATCAGCGGTTCGACGCGCCTGAAGTCCGGTACGGCGCAGAAGCTCGTCCTCAACATGATCTCGACGATCACGATGATCCGCCTCGGCAAGACGTACGGGAACCTGATGGTGGACGTCCGGGCCACCAACGCCAAGCTGCGGGCCCGCTCGCACCGCATCGTCGCGCAGGCCACGGGCGCCGCCGACGAGGAGATAGCGCGCGCCCTGGAGGCGACGGGCGGCGAGGTGAAGCACGCCATCCTGGTCCTGCTGGGCGGGGTGGACGCTCCGGCCGCCGCGCGCCTCCTCGCGGAGCACCACGGTCATCTGCGCGCCGCGCTGGCAGCGGCGGCCCCCTGACGCACCCCCCGCACGCGAGGCCACCCACATGACGACAACCGAAGACCCCCACCAGCCGGACCCGTCGAAGCCCCACCAGCCGGACGCCCCCCAGCCCGGCCCGCCGGACGCCTC
This genomic window from Streptomyces thermolilacinus SPC6 contains:
- the murQ gene encoding N-acetylmuramic acid 6-phosphate etherase; this translates as MSDPVRDPAALRTQLGALTTEEVRPDLADIDTRPTLDIARAMNAGDRAVPDAVAAQLPRIAAAIDAIAPRMARGGRLVYAGAGTAGRLGVLDASECPPTFNADPSQVVGLIAGGPDALVRSVEGAEDSAELAHDDLKALGLTPDDTVVGVSASGRTPYAVGAVRYARDAGALTVGLACNAGSALAEAADLAIEVVVGPEFISGSTRLKSGTAQKLVLNMISTITMIRLGKTYGNLMVDVRATNAKLRARSHRIVAQATGAADEEIARALEATGGEVKHAILVLLGGVDAPAAARLLAEHHGHLRAALAAAAP